The Deltaproteobacteria bacterium genome includes the window GCCGCCCCGGTCCATCCGCCGGCATCGTTGAAGTCGAAACCACCCCCGCCATGTACATGCAGATCAACAAAACCGGGGACCATGATCTTCCCCGTGCAGTCGATCCGGGTCGCACCGGGAGGGACCGGAAGGTTCGCGGCCTCCCCCAGGGCGGCAATCTTCCCCTTCTCCACGAGAAGCGCCCCGTCAGGGATCACATCCAGGGGGGTCAGGATCTTCCCATGGGTCAAAACAAGGGTCTTCTCCGCCTTTTCGATCCGTCCCATAGGAGTCATCCATGATGATTTTAAGGAAGAATTCCGTTCTTTAAAATTATCACAAAATAGATGTTTTATAAAGGAACATCTGGATTTAAAGAAAAGCATAAGGCGAAAAACTTTCACCACGGAGACCACGGAGAAAAACCAAGGGCAAGGGCAGCACCACAGAAAAACAGAGTAAAACAAACGTCAAAAACGAAGAGCATTCACCATGAAGGTCATGAAGGACATAAAGAAACCAAAGCCGAATGTTCTTCATGCACTGCATGGTGATTGTCTTTGAATCTGTCCTGCTTGGCGGCCTGCGTTCTTTGCGAGAGGCAGGTGTTGGTTTTGCCCCTGTCATTGTTTTTTGATTTCCCCGTGACTCCCCGTGTTCCCCGTGGTGCATTGCTTTTATTCTTTGCCTTTGCCATGTCCCGCTTCTCTCTGTGGTCTCTGTGAGCTCCGTGGTGAATTGCTATTGACCTTATTGTTTTTGATCTTAGGGAAAATTCGGGTATAATGACTCAACATCCAGGGCCATCGAAAATCAAACAAACGAGATCCCCATGGACGGCTGGACCGGCAAAATCCTTCATATCGACCTGACCCGCAGGACCCATTCCGTCGAACGGCCCTCTCCCGCACTCTATGAAACATGGATCGGCGGGAAGGGACTGGCCGGACATTATCTGGCACCGCATATCACGGAAAAATGGGACACCCCCTCCATGCCGCTTCTCTTCTTCACCGGCCCCCTCGTCGGCACCCCTTCCCCCACATCGGGCCGGATGACCATCATGTCCCGTTCCCCCCTGACCGGCACCGTGGGCGACGCCTCGGTCGGAGGCAGGCTCGGAACAACGATCAAGCAGGCCGGGTGGGACGGGATCGTCATCACCGGGAAAAGCAGCGCTCTCTGCGGAATCGTGATCGGGGATGATGAGAAGATCACTTTCACCGATGCGGAGAAATACCGGGGGATGGAGACGGGAAAGATCTTCGCCGCCCTGGGGAAAGAAGGCGGTTCGGCCGTGACCGGCCCGGCGGCGGAATCAGGCGTCCTCTTCGCGAACATCGTTGTGGACCGACGCTACTTCGCCGGCCGGAGCGGGCTCGGCCTCGTCATGGCCGCCAAGAATCTTAAGTATCTTCATGTCACGGGAACGGGGAAGAACTCCCTTTTCGACCGGGAAGAGGTGATGCACGCACGGGAGGAGATCCTCCGCCTCGCCGCCGCCTCACCGATCCTGCAGGGCGAGTTCGGGATCACCCGTTTCGGAACCGGCGCCCTCTACGACCTGATGCACAACCGGCGGATGATGCCGACCCGGAATTTCCGGGCGACCCGCTTTGAAAATGCCGGGAAGATGAACGCCTGGCACTACCGGGAACGCTACGGCTACAGGAAGACCGGCTGCCGGGGGTGCCATATCCTCTGCAAGAAGAACAACCGGAAGGGGGAGGAACTTCCCGAGTTCGAGACCATGTCCCACTTCAGCGCCCTCATCGACAATCACGACCTCGACACAGTGGTGGAGGCGAACCGGACCTGCAACGAGACGGGAATGGACACGATCACCGCCGCAGCGACCCTCGCTTGTTATGCCGAGATCGAAGATGTGACCCTGACACCCTCCGGGATTATCGACCTGCTCCGGGAAACGGCCGCCGCCCGCGGCATCGGAGCGGAACTGGCGCAGGGCTCCTTCCGCTATGCAAAAACACGGGGAAGAGCGGAGTGTGCCATGACCGTCAAGGGCTCGGAACTCCCCGCCTACGACCCGCGGGGGGTCTACGGCATGGCGCTGGCCTACGCCACCTCGACCCGGGGGGGCTGCCACCTCCGGGCCTACCCCATCTCCTACGAAATTCTTCGAAAACCGGTCGCCATGGACCGCTTCGATACGAGCGGCAAGGCCAGGGTGATCAAGATCAGTGAAGATCAGAACGCCGTGATCGATTCCCTCACGGCCTGCAAGTTCCTCTTCTTCGCCGCCTCCCTCGAAGAATATGCCCGGGCGCTCTCCGGCGTCACAGGGATCCCGACCACCGCCCAGGACCTGCTGAAAGTCGGGGAGCGGATCTACTACCATGAACGGCTGATGAATGCAGCGAACGGCTTCACCGCCGACGACGACGATCTCCCCCGCCGTTTCTTTACGGAAGGGGGGACCGGAGGCGAAGGGATGACCATTCCCCCCATCGACCGGGAAGCCTTTCTTCATACCCGGTCCAACTACTACCGGATCCGGGGACTCGATAAGAAGGGGTGTCCCACACGGGAAAAGTGTGAAGAGCTGGGAATCGAATGGAAAAACTGGTAAAAAAATATGCGATGAAACTGGTCGAGCAGGGGCTGGCCGAACCGGGCGCTCCCCTCGTGGGAGGCCTCGATGCGGAGGTGGTCTGGAACCGGGACGACCCCCTCTGCTCGCTCTTAGAAGAGGTCTTCGACCGGCTCAACATCCAAAGCCTCATCTTCACAAGGCCGGCAGAGCCCTACTTCTCAATCCTGAACCACCTCTCGGAGCGCACGGACGACGCCATCCATCCCGAGGACTGCGAAACCCGAACCTTCCTGCACGACATCCCGGTAGCGCGTAAGCTGACCGCCGGAAGGATTATCGAAGCACTGAAGAAAAGGAAGAGCCTCTACGTTAGAGGGGAGGGGATCGTCACCTTCGGAACGGTCAGTCCGGAGCAAGCCTTCGTCACCTGCAGCTCGGTCTGCTTTGCCGGGTTCGTAAAGTTTTTTCTCGACTACTGCAACGGCCGGAGGGATCCCCGCGCGGAGGCGGTCTTTCAACGGGCCTTCGCCGCTTACAGGGACTTCGTCACCACCCTGCCGGAAGGAAAGCCG containing:
- a CDS encoding aldehyde ferredoxin oxidoreductase, with amino-acid sequence MDGWTGKILHIDLTRRTHSVERPSPALYETWIGGKGLAGHYLAPHITEKWDTPSMPLLFFTGPLVGTPSPTSGRMTIMSRSPLTGTVGDASVGGRLGTTIKQAGWDGIVITGKSSALCGIVIGDDEKITFTDAEKYRGMETGKIFAALGKEGGSAVTGPAAESGVLFANIVVDRRYFAGRSGLGLVMAAKNLKYLHVTGTGKNSLFDREEVMHAREEILRLAAASPILQGEFGITRFGTGALYDLMHNRRMMPTRNFRATRFENAGKMNAWHYRERYGYRKTGCRGCHILCKKNNRKGEELPEFETMSHFSALIDNHDLDTVVEANRTCNETGMDTITAAATLACYAEIEDVTLTPSGIIDLLRETAAARGIGAELAQGSFRYAKTRGRAECAMTVKGSELPAYDPRGVYGMALAYATSTRGGCHLRAYPISYEILRKPVAMDRFDTSGKARVIKISEDQNAVIDSLTACKFLFFAASLEEYARALSGVTGIPTTAQDLLKVGERIYYHERLMNAANGFTADDDDLPRRFFTEGGTGGEGMTIPPIDREAFLHTRSNYYRIRGLDKKGCPTREKCEELGIEWKNW